A single region of the Metarhizium brunneum chromosome 6, complete sequence genome encodes:
- the nimT gene encoding M-phase inducer phosphatase, with protein sequence MMMGCIKSRHFVTTPPLPSSSPAPVVEYMDLSPLPHKAPFFSQMEISSPTPGSIPSYDQDMVLDSPAPISRQLSSEAANYFLADRRIAAPRRPSLSRMKALSSTPLLSRAQSDTHNPLPPFRFGADSAMSSNLSLWECFESASPPQERNEPVPDNSPCVLAAVARPRPLFTGIGGAAATRFGSPINGHARRQSNPFLRNRKQVRRSLSMFEHPADVMKPKTEAEELPASALKSVVDIEEVHEPVLPHFLLDDPTDSIPRIAKETLLNVLDGKYADHFDQKMVIDCRFEYEYDGGHIEGAVNHNDKELLATQLFQTPIAGRTLLIFHCEYSAHRAPLMARHVRSHDRTVNAEHYPKLTYPEVYILDGGYSEFFAEHRGRCYPPEYVEMSDEKHQRTCEREMSRLKARKGLGRSQTFAFGQREPCINDSPTAQIRPSSRNTTLSMLTRRMASY encoded by the exons atgatgatgggctGCATAAAGAGTCGTC ACTTTGTGACTACTCCTCCGCTGCCTTCGAGTTCGCCTGCTCCCGTCGTGGAGTATATGGACCTGTCTCCTCTCCCGCACAAGGCACCTTTCTTTTCACAGATGGAGATAAGTTCTCCGACGCCAGGCTCTATACCGTCATATGACCAAGACATGGTTCTCGACTCTCCAGCGCCCATTTCTCGCCAGCTCTCGTCGGAGGCGGCCAATTACTTTCTGGCTGA CCGTAGGATAGCAGCCCCCCGTAGGCCTTCATTGAGTCGGATGAAAGCACTTAGTTCCACCCCGTTGCTCTCGAGAGCTCAGAGCGATACTCATAACCCATTACCTCCCTTCCGCTTTGGCGCCGACTCTGCCATGAGCTCCAACCTCTCTCTATGGGAATGCTTCGAATCCGCTTCTCCGCCACAGGAGCGGAATGAGCCTGTACCTGACAACAGCCCCTGCGTACTAGCCGCAGTCGCTCGACCTCGCCCTTTATTCACTGGTATTGGCGGTGCTGCAGCCACTCGCTTTGGGTCGCCCATTAATGGCCATGCTAGAAGGCAGTCAAATCCGTTCTTGAGAAACCGCAAACAAGTTCGTCGGTCGTTGAGCATGTTTGAACATCCTGCCGACGTTATGAAGCCCAAGACTGAAGCCGAAGAGCTACCTGCGTCAGCATTGAAGTCAGTCGTGGATATTGAAGAAGTTCATGAACCTGTGCTTCCCCATTTCTTGCTGGATGATCCCACTGATTCAATCCCTCGGATTGCCAAGGAGACATTGCTTAATGTTCTGGATGGTAAATACGCAGACCATTTTGATCAAAAAATGGTTATTGATTGTCGGTTCGAATATGAATACGACGGTGGGCATATCGAGGGAGCTGTCAACCACAATGATAAAGAACTTCTGGCTACCCAATTATTCCAAACACCAATTGCAGGCCGCACTTTACTGATTTTCCACTGCGAGTATTCAGCCCATCGTGCACCATTAATGGCCCGACATGTTCGATCTCATGACCGGACAGTAAATGCAGAGCACTACCCCAAGTTAACGTACCCCGAGGTATATATCCTTGACGGTGGATATAGCGAGTTCTTCGCCGAACACCGTGGGAGGTGTTACCCTCCCGAATACGTCGAAATGTCCGATGAGAAGCACCAACGCACATGCGAAAGAGAAATGAGTCGTTTAAAAGCGAGAAAGGGCCTGGGACGCTCCCAGACATTCGCCTTCGGACAGCGAGAGCCCTGTATCAACGACTCTCCCACTGCACAGATCCGACCCAGCTCGCGCAACACCACACTGTCGATGCTCACCCGTCGGATGGCCTCGTACTGA
- the utp20 gene encoding U3 small nucleolar RNA-associated protein 20, with translation MPSKSSGRIEKVRKNKYSTPHQKNHRWESFSTKISKFNSLQPLRKVRRHDLENEDLSTATSYFHNGLQKWSELNISKPFCFFRRDVLPLSESLPQILHFEDKIMGYLAQYISLGDKDALEPLLDLMTAFAHDLGVRFEKHYLQSINLLLDIAGKTQPVEVIEWTFGAMAFLFKYLSKLLIPDLRPTYDLMAPLLGRSRHPQYIARFAAEAMSFLVKKAAAPSHREMALKSFVEHVRNDLIGAAETHQFTLYNDGVMTMFAEAIKGTDGMIHSTGGAIVSALIDAIPENECTLSRENIWSDVICGVLTSVLHHGRADTMSEFLEEIFTKLRSKKELVEGAQVQWKAVPYIKILGVLAGVRRGSRISNWDGLLRDFTDILSMTGKESKEIRPDQVDILWNSIMIKVAIVWHHAPMDALIPHIATLNQTLTKEPFMRWFIPFCAYFCDLDTSRFGSLFRSEFQRFVAGHWSQGKNEDVLCVLLPKMIKIWAFPPLGEKDCCRLPQAWQDQIVSKFERLEISPFPERGPYNKDPQEWRDRCLPKYAGLLQLLELTAVHPSTNARIAELLSRKLKLALRPSSSLASDEVHFIVSQGFHAYLRMSKAAGSIDTSLSPLLRAAVPRFARSVGFLQAYLAYEKAHQTGAPATSDKMEITGGDSPTSEEDPMVVSLVENLSSPSHEIRLASLELLKRMSETEALTNCVETMLQIEQMPLSHENTRTIAMHLRKIGLHYNAIDASTWLRDGIPRFIFGLLTVKLSPVWDEAVENLKYLTQSSIGEEAVSAIAFQWINRPSTRWTPPNPDSAGGDRRFYTDFECTALGRLEQLANVIQDLTEKADDSLLKNFDEKQHLAEHTPPTARSRALKVFNAAPAVAEKRSRQLVPHFLCWAIEEDEADGSEAARAQASTWSLADRKALLGVFAQFINPKVLYQHEKVYEALLLLMENGDVEVQKLALKAILSWKQDGVKAYQENLEYLLDEARFKNELAVFLQGEDVIKPEHRSELMPVLLRLLYGRTIAKKGAASGRNGLQATRLAVLRNLSVEDMGSFLEIAAGKLKHVQVTVTKAQRKKLFSEPIITTRKQVGFLNMISSLISELGANVEPYTNTLVNAVLYCLVYSSRQLRGTSGDDDARDEELDEKVSDLSLLKSARSMGIKCLTALFQNAQKFQWDPYQELIIEEVVAPRLDLLPVETTQGVSGMLHLLSTWSALPKAAMFLGPHGEVLPQGVLPNLVDCISKEKTKDEVKIFVLTILQNLVKLALAPAQESEFNEIIKADLLEANATEILSKITVVLHTGGISNALLEASVETVLALAPVLQDLDNTQTVIRMCSFLLQQPPRRVNPRTKGRILLIVERFVALHDAAKDQALLSDVYNTLSSLFSYFKDRENRHSLSRAMLAISQQDSEVAEIASLCNELNTFKEGRIDEPDYDRRLAAFNAISMVHDVPWSPKQWLPVIHNLIFFIRMDEEFGVLSSNSADGMRRYIQDVANCQPDEVKPTFDNQMRTVLLPALYAGSREQSGTVRREYLRVMGYIITVMPGWEPVADLSGLLTERNEDSSEPSFFFNILSPATSRQLEALRTLETANTVKQMGSPNLSQFFIPLLEHFIYGREYGSDDHGLGAQATTTIGNLALSLNWNHYRMTLYRYISYIESRPEMQKSTIRLLGKFVDALVLSSEKNKNDGTDVDGDEVKATCLRLQATVPTITKLSVDVLDYILPPLIKHLHEKDESEVSYRVPVGVVVVKLLKLLPPEQMEQKLAGVLTDICHILRSKAWEAREMARDTLVNIAVVLGSSFFGFILKELRGALTKGYQLHVLSYTMHSILVATIPTFATGDLDHCLPSIVTVIMDDIFGVIGQEKDAEGYTTQMKEIKSSKSQDSMELVAKNASIRHLIDLVKPLQALLLQKVDLKLVRKIDALMGRIGSGLLQNPDAGSRNTLVFCYEIIQDTYRSQKPEEAPRMDPRVRKYLVQKGAKRSGERGSTTKHTYKLVRFAFDTLRSMFKKHEDLRTPENVAGFLPIIGDAIIDGEDEVKISAFRLLATLVKVPFNSEDGTGIYRVAVKEVFKSISQSTSTTTEISQAAVKLLAVLLRDRKEVVVKDAAVDMLLGKLKDDFTEPLYRHVTFNFLRSVMVRKIETATVYDTLDYVGTVMITNDDKDTRDLARGAFFQFIREYPQKKARWAKQLNFIVANLKYDREGGRLSVMEIVHLLLMKSSNDFVQEIVGTCFLPLFFVLANDDSEKCRLSAGELMKEIFQKADKERIQHILGLLRTWLDKEDNPAVQKLALQIFGYYFESYGDAQNNKKDCRLVLNRSAAILKAEDIKNTNSQLIETTLGVARLFGGCMSEEALSAKREELWRDVARYLRHPEPSVKLAAVRSVNSYLADFARQRTEAFIGEAIDGSYGLTLHLEDMYNFTRLALGSLNSNDIDEDLASELVQVIVFLGTCLPVSTTVETDVEEDEDEEQDEDEAVSGQREGVGYLFWRLSHILRREIPPRSLAINSKVAAMEILETVCRRVLSTPGRPPLKTVLVPLQQLTDRSIPAPFSNDEVFKTKLEGVKTRAQIMMDSLQKKFGTAEYSKVLMEIREEVKARRQQRSSKRKIEAITQPEKYGRDKRKKFEKNKERRKVRSREQKQARQSFKSW, from the exons ATGCCGTCCAAATCATCTGGACGCATCGAAAAAGTGCGGAAAAACAAATACTCAACACCCCATCAAAAAAATCACAGATGGGAGTCCTTCTCCACGAAAATCTCAAAGTTTAATTCCCTTCAACCGCTGCGAAAAGTTAGACGGCATGATCTCGAAAACGAAGACCTGTCGACGGCCACATCGTACTTTCACAATGGACTGCAAAAGTGGAGCGAACTGAATATCTCAAAACCATTCTGCTTTTTCAGGCGAGATGTGCTGCCACTATCAGAAAGCTTGCCGCAGATTCTGCACTTTGAAGATAAGATCATGGGATATCTCGCCCAATATATTTCTCTTGGTGACAAAGATGCATTGGAGCCTCTTTTAGACCTCATGACTGCCTTTGCGCATGATTTGGGTGTACGATTCGAGAAGCACTATTTGCAGAGCATAAATTTGTTGCTGGACATTGCTGGCAAGACTCAGCCTGTAGAGGTTATTGAATGGACCTTTGGTGCTATGGCATTCTTGTTTAAGTATCTCTCGAAGCTTCTCATTCCCGACTTACGACCAACGTACGATCTTATGGCGCCATTGCTCGGACGATCACGACACCCTCAGTACATTGCTCGCTTCGCCGCTGAAGCAATGAGCTTTCTCGTGAAGAAGGCGGCTGCGCCTTCTCACAGAGAGATGGCCCTCAAGTCTTTTGTTGAGCATGTCAGAAACGATCTCATTGGCGCGGCTGAAACGCATCAATTTACCCTGTACAATGATGGTGTGATGACCATGTTTGCTGAGGCTATCAAAGGAACTGATGGCATGATTCATTCTACTGGAGGTGCCATTGTATCGGCCCTCATTGACGCAATTCCAGAGAACGAATGTACGCTGTCTCGAGAGAATATTTGGTCGGATGTCATATGTGGAGTCTTGACCAGCGTTCTGCACCACGGGAGGGCAGACACCATGAGCGAGTTTTTGGAAGAGATATTCACAAAGCTTAGATCTAAGAAGGAGCTTGTGGAAGGAGCCCAGGTACAGTGGAAGGCCGTGCCATATATCAAGATTCTCGGTGTTTTAGCTGGAGTTAGACGAGGGTCTCGTATCAGCAATTGGGATGGGCTTCTTCGAGATTTCACCGACATTCTGAGCATGACGGGCAAAGAATCCAAGGAGATAAGACCGGATCAAGTTGATATCTTGTGGAACTCCATCATGATCAAAGTCGCCATCGTTTGGCACCATGCACCTATGGACGCCTTGATACCCCATATCGCAACTCTCAACCAAACACTCACGAAAGAACCCTTTATGCGATGGTTCATTCCTTTCTGCGCATATTTTTGCGATCTTGACACTAGCCGCTTTGGTAGCCTTTTCCGATCTGAGTTTCAGAG GTTTGTTGCTGGTCACTGGTCGCAAGGGAAAAACGAGGATGTCCTTTGCGTCTTGCTTCCAAAGATGATCAAAATATGGGCTTTCCCACCGCTAGGCGAGAAGGATTGTTGCAGATTGCCACAAGCCTGGCAGGACCAAATTGTGTCAAAGTTCGAGCGCCTAGAAATCTCGCCCTTTCCTGAGCGTGGACCGTACAACAAAGACCCTCAAGAGTGGCGGGATCGGTGTTTACCAAAATACGCTGGTTtgctgcagcttcttgaGCTTACCGCCGTACACCCGTCTACGAATGCCCGAATTGCCGAGTTGTTATCAAGAAAGCTGAAACTGGCTCTTCGAccatcctcatccttggcCTCTGATGAGGTTCATTTTATCGTTAGCCAAGGATTTCATGCTTATTTGCGCATGAGCAAGGCTGCTGGATCAATTGACACCTCTTTGAGCCCGTTACTTCGTGCAGCAGTGCCGAGATTTGCACGCTCGGTCGGGTTTCTGCAAGCATATCTGGCTTACGAGAAGGCTCATCAAACGGGTGCTCCTGCAACCTCTGATAAGATGGAGATAACAGGTGGCGACAGTCCAACATCAGAAGAAGACCCTATGGTTGTATCTTTGGTGGAAAACCTCAGCTCACCTTCTCACGAAATCCGATTAGCGTCCCTGGAGCTGCTGAAGCGGATGAGCGAAACCGAGGCATTGACGAACTGCGTGGAAACCATGCTGCAAATTGAACAGATGCCGTTGAGTCATGAGAACACCAGAACTATCGCAATGCACCTGCGGAAAATTGGGCTGCACTACAACGCCATCGATGCGTCAACCTGGCTGCGGGACGGAATCCCAAGATTCATATTTGGTCTATTGACTGTGAAGCTGTCCCCTGTATGGGACGAAGCGGTGGAGAACCTGAAATACCTCACTCAGTCTAGTAtaggagaagaagctgttTCTGCTATCGCATTTCAGTGGATTAACCGGCCATCCACAAGATGGACACCGCCTAATCCCGACAGTGCTGGTGGAGATCGGAGATTCTACACGGATTTCGAATGCACTGCTCTGGGGAGACTGGAACAATTGGCCAACGTAATACAAGACCTGACCGAGAAGGCAGACGATTCGCTTCTCAAAAATTTCGATGAGAAACAACATTTAGCTGAGCACACGCCGCCTACTGCAAGATCGAGAGCTCTCAAAGTCTTCAATGCTGCTCCAGCTGTTGCCGAAAAACGGTCCCGGCAGCTTGTCCCTCACTTCCTGTGCTGGGCAAtagaagaagatgaagccGATGGTAGTGAAGCTGCACGTGCTCAAGCATCGACTTGGTCTCTGGCTGACCGCAAGGCTCTTCTGGGCGTTTTTGCACAGTTCATCAATCCAAAAGTGCTCTATCAACATGAAAAAGTTTACGAAGCACTGCTGTTGCTTATGGAGAATGGCGACGTCGAAGTACAGAAGCTGGCTCTTAAAGCTATTTTGAGCTGGAAACAAGATGGTGTCAAGGCATACCAGGAGAACCTGGAGTACCTTCTTGATGAAGCCCGATTCAAGAACGAGCTTGCAGTATTTCTCCAGGGGGAGGATGTTATCAAACCGGAGCACCGATCCGAGCTAATGCCAGTGCTGCTTCGCCTCCTCTATGGCCGAACCATTGCCAAGAAGGGTGCTGCCAGTGGGAGGAATGGGCTGCAGGCCACTCGACTTGCTGTACTGCGAAACCTTTCGGTTGAAGACATGGGAAGTTTTCTTGAAATTGCCGCAGGCAAGTTGAAGCATGTTCAAGTTACGGTGACAAAGGCCCAGCGAAAGAAGCTGTTCAGCGAACCTATTATCACGACCCGGAAACAAGTTGGCTTTTTAAACATGATCTCATCTCTTATTTCTGAACTGGGGGCTAATGTCGAACCATACACGAATACCCTTGTCAATGCGGTCTTGTACTGTCTTGTTTATTCTTCAAGACAGCTACGTGGCACGTCTGGAGACGATGATGCCAGGGACGAAGAACTTGATGAGAAGGTCAGCGACTTGTCATTACTCAAATCGGCAAGGTCCATGGGTATCAAGTGCCTAACAGCACTCTTTCAAAATGCACAAAAGTTTCAATGGGATCCTTACCAAGAACTGATAATCGAGGAGGTTGTGGCGCCCAGGCTTGATCTGCTCCCAGTTGAGACGACGCAAGGCGTTTCTGGCATGCTTCACTTGCTTTCTACTTGGTCAGCTCTGCCAAAGGCGGCCATGTTCCTTGGTCCACATGGCGAGGTTCTACCGCAGGGTGTGCTGCCAAACTTGGTTGACTGCATATCcaaggaaaagacaaaagatGAGGTGAAGATATTTGTGCTTACAATTCTCCAAAATCTAGTCAAACTTGCCTTGGCACCAGCCCAGGAATCTGAGTTCAATGAGATTATTAAGGCTGACCTCCTGGAAGCCAACGCTACGGAAATTCTGTCAAAGATCACAGTCGTCTTGCATACCGGTGGTATCAGCAATGCTCTCCTAGAGGCTTCTGTAGAGACCGTCTTGGCTCTCGCGCCGGTTTTGCAGGACTTGGATAATACTCAAACCGTCATTCGCATGTGTAGCTTCCTCTTGCAGCAACCCCCTCGCCGAGTTAATCCAAGGACGAAAGGTCGAATTTTGCTCATCGTTGAACGTTTTGTGGCATTGCATGACGCAGCCAAGGACCAGGCCTTATTGTCAGATGTTTACAACACTCTTTCGTCCTTGTTCAGTTACTTCAAAGATAGGGAGAACCGCCATTCTCTTTCCAGAGCTATGTTGGCGATTTCCCAACAGGATTCCGAAGTCGCAGAAATAGCCAGTCTCTGCAACGAACTGAACACTTTCAAGGAGGGTCGAATTGATGAACCGGATTATGACCGTCGTCTTGCTGCTTTCAACGCTATTTCTATGGTTCATGATGTTCCCTGGAGTCCCAAGCAATGGCTTCCCGTTATTCATAATCTCATCTTTTTTATTCGCATGGATGAAGAATTTGGTGTTTTGTCGTCAAATTCTGCAGATGGTATGCGACGCTATATCCAGGATGTGGCAAACTGTCAGCCAGATGAGGTGAAGCCCACCTTTGATAATCAGATGCGTACAGTTCTTCTGCCTGCATTATACGCTGGCTCAAGAGAGCAATCAGGCACTGTACGCAGAGAATACTTGCGTGTCATGGGCTACATCATTACCGTAATGCCCGGGTGGGAACCCGTTGCCGATCTAAGCGGGCTTCTGACCGAACGCAATGAAGATTCATCCGAACcgtctttcttcttcaataTTTTGAGTCCTGCTACTTCGAGACAGTTAGAGGCTCTACGAACTCTTGAAACAGCGAACACCGTGAAGCAAATGGGCAGTCCGAACCTGAGCCAATTTTTCATCCCTTTACTGGAGCACTTCATCTACGGACGTGAGTATGGTAGTGATGATCACGGACTTGGAGCGCAGGCTACGACTACGATTGGTAATCTGGCGCTGTCTTTGAATTGGAACCATTACCGAATGACTCTCTATCGATATATTAGCTACATCGAATCAAGACCAGAGATGCAGAAGAGCACCATCCGACTCCTAGGAAAATTTGTGGACGCCCTCGTTCTGTCATcggagaagaacaaaaatGATGGCACGGATGTGGATGGAGACGAGGTGAAGGCGACTTGCTTGAGACTCCAGGCCACTGTCCCAACTATTACTAAACTGTCCGTTGACGTACTTGACTATATCCTACCACCTTTGATCAAGCACCTGCACGAGAAGGACGAGTCTGAAGTTAGCTACCGTGTGCCTGTCGGCGTTGTGGTCGTAAAACTATTGAAACTGCTGCCTCCGGAGCAGATGGAGCAGAAGCTGGCTGGAGTTCTCACCGACATATGCCATATTCTCCGAAGTAAAGCCTGGGAAGCTCGTGAAATGGCACGGGACACTTTGGTCAATATTGCGGTTGTTCTCGGATCCTCTTTCTTCGGCTTCATTCTCAAAGAACTACGTGGAGCCCTTACGAAAGGTTACCAGTTGCATGTTCTCTCATATACGATGCATTCTATCCTGGTTGCCACAATACCTACTTTTGCGACTGGTGACCTGGATCACTGCCTTCCTTCCATTGTTACCGTTATTATGGATGATATTTTTGGCGTCATCGGCCAAGAGAAGGACGCCGAAGGCTACACGACACAAATGAAGGAGatcaagagcagcaagagtcAAGACTCCATGGAACTGGTGGCTAAGAACGCGTCTATTCGCCACCTCATTGATCTAGTTAAGCCGCTACAGGCTCTTCTGCTGCAAAAGGTTGACTTAAAACTGGTGCGCAAAATCGATGCTTTGATGGGCCGCATCGGCTCTGGCCTTCTCCAAAACCCTGACGCTGGCTCTCGGAATACTCTGGTTTTCTGCTACGAGATCATTCAAGACACATATCGAAGCCAGAAACCAGAAGAAGCCCCAAGGATGGATCCTAGGGTGAGAAAGTATCTTGTTCAGAAGGGAGCAAAAAGGAGTGGCGAGCGCGGTAGCACGACGAAGCACACTTATAAGCTGGTGCGCTTCGCTTTCGACACTTTGCGATCCATGTTCAAGAAGCATGAAGACCTGCGAACCCCGGAAAATGTTGCAGGATTCCTTCCTATCATCGGAGATGCTATCATTGATGGGGAGGATGAAGTGAAGATCTCCGCATTTCGTCTTCTGGCAACACTTGTAAAGGTCCCATTCAACTCCGAAGATGGCACCGGCATCTACCGGGTTGCGGTGAAGGAAGTTTTCAAGAGCATATCGCAGTCAACGTCCACGACGACAGAAATATCCCAAGCAGCTGTCAAACTTTTGGCTGTATTACTACGTGATCGCAAGGAGGTCGTGGTCAAGGACGCTGCGGTTGATATGCTCCTTGGAAAACTCAAGGATGATTTTACAGAACCTCTTTATCGACATGTTACCTTTAACTTTTTGCGATCTGTTATGGTTCGTAAGATTGAGACGGCTACAGTTTATGATACTTTGGACTATGTGGGTACGGTTATGATTACGAACGATGACAAAGACACGAGGGATCTAGCTCGTGGTGCCTTCTTCCAATTTATCAGGGAATACCCCCAAAAGAAGGCTCGTTGGGCTAAGCAGCTGAACTTCATTGTAGCCAATTTGAAGTATGATCGAGAGGGCGGTCGCTTGTCAGTTATGGAAATCGTGCATCTCTTGCTCATGAAGTCTTCTAATGACTTTGTTCAAGAAATAGTGGGCACATGTTTCCTGCCGCTATTCTTTGTTCTTGCCAATGACGATAGCGAGAAATGTCGACTGTCAGCAGGGGAGCTGATGAAGGAGATATTCCAGAAGGCTGATAAGGAAAGAATCCAGCATATCCTCGGACTCCTACGAACATGGCTTGATAAGGAAGATAATCCGGCTGTGCAGAAACTGGCTTTGCAAATCTTTGGCTACTACTTTGAATCGTATGGCGATGCTCAAAATAACAAGAAGGATTGCAGACTAGTTTTGAACAGATCTGCAGCTATTTTGAAGGCGGAAGACATCAAGAACACTAATAGCCAGCTAATCGAGACGACACTCGGTGTTGCTCGCCTGTTTGGCGGGTGTATGAGTGAGGAGGCGCTGTCCGCAAAAAGGGAAGAACTATGGAGAGACGTTGCTCGATATCTCCGTCATCCTGAGCCATCTGTGAAGCTAGCGGCGGTGAGATCAGTAAATTCTTACCTTGCCGATTTCGCCAGACAGCGCACTGAAGCCTTCATCGGAGAGGCTATTGATGGGTCGTACGGTCTCACACTCCATCTCGAAGACATGTACAATTTTACGCGGCTCGCACTTGGCTCCCTGAACAGCAACGATATTGATGAGGATCTTGCCTCGGAGCTGGTGCAGGTAATTGTCTTCCTTGGAACCTGTCTCCCCGTCTCAACGACTGTCGAAACAGacgttgaagaagacgaggatgaggagcaagatgaagacgaggcagTCTCAGGACAACGGGAAGGTGTTGGCTATCTCTTCTGGAGACTATCACATATTCTCCGAAGAGAAATTCCTCCCAGATCATTGGCGATTAACTCGAAAGTCGCTGCCATGGAAATCTTGGAGACTGTCTGCCGACGTGTACTCAGCACTCCCGGCCGACCTCCGCTCAAGACTGTGCTTGTGCCTCTGCAACAGTTGACTGATCGCTCCATTCCTGCCCCTTTTAGTAATGATGAAGTATTCAAGACTAAGCTTGAAGGGGTCAAGACCAGAGCTCAAATTATGATGGACTCCCTCCAAAAGAAGTTTGGCACTGCAGAGTACAGCAAGGTTCTTATGGAAATCAGGGAAGAAGTAAAGGCAAGAAGACAGCAGCGATCGAGCAAGAGAAAGATTGAAGCAATTACGCAACCGGAGAAGTATGGACGAGACAAGAGAAAGAAGTTCGAGAAGAATAAGGAGAGGAGGAAAGTACGATCAAGGGAACAAAAGCAGGCGAGGCAATCATTCAAGAGCTGGTAG